In Halorubrum sp. PV6, a single window of DNA contains:
- a CDS encoding GAF domain-containing protein, which produces MGTRTVLCVDKEEGVEEMAEAIRGEDGLEPTTATTVAEAGDRIESEAVDCVVTEYDLTDGTGLDVVGHLRRDDPHTPVVLFTGVSPSEIDTASFEEMIVEYLNRDLPDAHDRLGFIVDDVISHSAQVGFLVPDSEGSRLEALAEYDVDELPIEESFSRLTDLIADRFDVAVSFIGLIEKDVENVLACTGSDWDSITREDTICTHSMLQEDVMVVEDINEDKRFANNDALQNLGIVSYAGANMTNKDGEVIGQVCVIDHERREYSAAERESLQQYAATAMEILELRQSLRNARGVEVEA; this is translated from the coding sequence ATGGGTACACGAACTGTGCTTTGCGTTGATAAAGAGGAGGGTGTCGAGGAGATGGCGGAGGCGATACGGGGCGAAGACGGCCTCGAACCGACCACGGCGACGACCGTCGCCGAGGCCGGCGATCGGATCGAGTCGGAGGCGGTCGACTGCGTGGTCACCGAGTACGACCTCACGGACGGCACGGGTCTCGACGTCGTCGGGCACCTGCGACGCGATGACCCCCACACGCCGGTCGTCCTGTTCACCGGCGTCTCGCCGAGCGAGATAGACACCGCCTCCTTCGAGGAGATGATAGTCGAGTACCTCAACAGGGACCTCCCGGACGCCCACGATCGACTCGGCTTCATCGTCGACGACGTGATCTCCCACAGCGCACAGGTCGGCTTCCTCGTCCCCGACTCCGAGGGCTCGCGGCTCGAAGCGTTGGCGGAGTACGACGTCGACGAACTCCCCATCGAAGAGAGTTTCTCCCGGCTCACCGACCTCATCGCCGACCGCTTCGACGTGGCGGTGTCGTTCATCGGCCTCATCGAGAAGGACGTCGAGAACGTGCTCGCGTGTACCGGCTCGGACTGGGACAGCATCACCCGCGAGGACACGATCTGCACCCACAGTATGCTCCAAGAGGACGTGATGGTCGTCGAGGACATCAACGAGGACAAGCGGTTCGCAAACAACGACGCCCTACAGAACCTCGGTATCGTCTCGTATGCCGGCGCGAACATGACGAACAAAGACGGCGAGGTCATCGGGCAGGTGTGCGTGATCGACCACGAGCGCCGGGAGTACTCGGCGGCGGAGCGCGAGAGCCTCCAGCAGTACGCCGCGACGGCGATGGAGATTCTCGAACTCAGACAGAGCCTTCGGAACGCCCGCGGCGTGGAGGTGGAAGCGTGA
- a CDS encoding alanine--tRNA ligase-related protein, which produces MTASRAPAEPDVRAFEATVESVDDRSVVLDETYFYAESGGQPADRGTIDGTLVADVFERDGRVVHVLDDESGGVPAVGETVSAMVDDAFRRYCTRAHTASHVLYGAARRTCEDLGYAGFDISETKVRVDLTTAEPLDDADLVELERLANRAVWDSLPVSWETMPEAEARALDGIAFNTKTEEGAMSGSEAVRVVTIDGARGADGAAGGPGGADGAAGGPGGAGAPPWDVAACGGTHVRNTSEIGPISVLDRSNPGEGVTRVEFAVGPTAIDHEAAVHDAALTAATALDARIGDLPDAVDRLRERADDLEADLQTVTTDLLAARLREFAVVDADGATWGVGTVDDASPNDLREPAQRVLAAADAPDAIAAVGTGDAPFVVAAVADDAAGAGDGPDAGAVVEAVTDEFGGGGGGGPTFAQGGGLDAHPEAVVAWLRER; this is translated from the coding sequence ATGACTGCGTCACGCGCTCCCGCGGAGCCCGACGTTCGCGCGTTCGAGGCGACGGTCGAATCGGTCGACGACCGCTCGGTCGTCCTCGACGAGACGTACTTCTACGCCGAGTCGGGCGGGCAGCCGGCGGACCGAGGGACGATAGACGGCACCCTCGTGGCAGACGTGTTCGAGCGCGACGGGCGAGTCGTCCACGTCCTCGACGACGAGTCCGGGGGCGTCCCCGCGGTCGGCGAGACCGTCTCGGCGATGGTCGACGACGCGTTCCGGCGCTACTGCACCCGCGCGCACACCGCCTCGCACGTGTTGTACGGCGCGGCGCGCCGGACCTGCGAGGACCTCGGCTACGCCGGCTTCGACATCTCCGAGACGAAGGTCCGCGTCGACCTGACGACCGCGGAGCCGCTCGACGACGCCGACCTCGTCGAACTCGAACGGCTCGCCAACCGCGCCGTCTGGGACTCGCTGCCCGTGTCGTGGGAGACGATGCCGGAGGCGGAGGCGCGCGCACTCGACGGGATCGCTTTTAATACGAAGACCGAGGAGGGGGCGATGAGCGGGAGCGAGGCGGTCCGCGTCGTGACGATCGACGGGGCACGCGGGGCGGACGGAGCAGCCGGCGGTCCCGGCGGGGCGGACGGAGCAGCCGGCGGTCCCGGCGGGGCGGGCGCGCCGCCGTGGGACGTGGCCGCCTGCGGCGGGACGCACGTGCGGAACACCAGCGAGATCGGCCCGATATCGGTCCTCGACCGGTCGAACCCCGGCGAAGGCGTGACCCGCGTGGAGTTCGCGGTCGGCCCGACCGCGATCGATCACGAGGCGGCGGTCCACGACGCGGCGCTCACCGCGGCGACGGCCCTCGACGCCCGGATCGGGGACCTCCCGGACGCCGTCGACCGGCTCCGAGAACGGGCCGACGACCTCGAAGCCGACCTCCAGACCGTCACGACCGACTTGCTCGCCGCGCGCCTGCGGGAGTTCGCGGTCGTCGACGCGGACGGGGCGACGTGGGGCGTCGGCACGGTCGACGACGCGTCGCCGAACGACCTGCGCGAGCCGGCACAGCGCGTCCTCGCCGCGGCGGACGCGCCGGACGCGATCGCGGCCGTCGGGACCGGCGACGCGCCGTTCGTGGTCGCCGCGGTGGCGGACGACGCGGCCGGTGCGGGCGACGGGCCGGACGCCGGCGCGGTCGTCGAGGCGGTCACCGACGAGTTCGGCGGCGGCGGTGGCGGCGGTCCGACGTTCGCGCAGGGGGGCGGGCTCGACGCCCACCCGGAAGCCGTCGTGGCGTGGCTTCGCGAGCGATGA
- a CDS encoding AIR synthase family protein, with product MTGKLGPDALAEVLAATGADDAAVEVGAAYGEDAAAIDLSGASGTLVVAADPLSLAADAVGELAVHVACNDVAASGADPRWLTHTLFLPDADAARRRTVIEQVDATARDLGVAIVGGHTEVLPSLDRPLCSMTALGTTDRFVSSGGAEPGDRLLLTKGAGIEATAILASDFREACAEAGVATETLDAAAAFLDDVSVVPDAAAVRDAATAMHDPTEGGLLTALVETASASGTELAVERERVPVRPETRACCDALGVDPLATFGSGALLAAVPPERVDDALDSLADAGIDAAVIGDVRAADERDAGSVRLDGDRIDEAPRDELYPLWE from the coding sequence ATGACGGGAAAACTCGGCCCCGACGCGCTCGCGGAGGTGCTCGCGGCGACGGGGGCCGACGACGCCGCGGTCGAGGTGGGGGCGGCCTACGGCGAGGACGCGGCCGCGATCGATCTGTCCGGCGCAAGCGGGACGCTCGTCGTCGCCGCCGACCCGCTGTCGCTCGCGGCCGACGCGGTCGGCGAACTGGCGGTCCACGTCGCCTGCAACGACGTGGCCGCGAGCGGGGCGGACCCGCGATGGCTCACGCACACGCTCTTTTTGCCCGACGCCGACGCTGCGCGTCGCCGAACCGTCATCGAGCAGGTGGACGCGACCGCCCGTGATCTGGGCGTTGCGATCGTCGGCGGACACACCGAGGTGTTGCCGTCGCTCGACAGGCCGCTCTGTTCGATGACCGCGCTCGGGACGACGGACCGCTTCGTGTCGAGCGGCGGGGCCGAGCCGGGCGACCGACTCCTGCTCACGAAGGGGGCCGGGATCGAGGCGACCGCGATCCTCGCGAGCGACTTCCGCGAGGCGTGCGCCGAGGCGGGGGTCGCGACCGAGACGCTCGACGCGGCCGCCGCGTTCCTCGACGACGTGAGCGTCGTTCCCGACGCGGCGGCCGTGCGCGACGCCGCGACCGCCATGCACGACCCGACCGAGGGCGGCCTGCTAACTGCGCTCGTCGAGACCGCGAGCGCGAGCGGGACCGAGTTGGCGGTCGAACGCGAACGCGTCCCGGTTCGACCCGAAACGCGGGCGTGCTGTGACGCGCTCGGCGTCGACCCGCTGGCGACGTTCGGCTCCGGCGCGCTGCTCGCGGCGGTACCCCCAGAGCGCGTCGACGACGCGCTCGATTCCCTGGCGGACGCCGGCATCGACGCGGCCGTGATCGGCGACGTTCGGGCGGCCGACGAGCGCGACGCCGGGAGCGTCCGCCTCGACGGCGACCGGATCGACGAGGCGCCGCGAGACGAGCTGTACCCGCTGTGGGAGTAG